The following proteins are encoded in a genomic region of Paenibacillus sp. FSL H3-0469:
- a CDS encoding glycosyltransferase — protein sequence MIVKDEEPWIARCLSSVREGVDEIIVVDTGSRDRTMDIARGFGATILQFPWKESFGEARNYSLIHATGEWILWMDADEELAVNDALKLRMVSTLQEHKLASVETIHFNGPFRPQADEAYRLSQCRLFRNGEGVHFTGGIHEQLSWPETYTREDTSTPFQLPVRLFHYGYLQSVTSLKSKHERNLKLLQEAVTDNPNPDPWSLYHIASEYQRVGKYALAFQQVNLAIAASLGQTRLPPSLFYKLKYGCLVAMGSFKEGWPGIDKAISLYPDYVDLHLYKGCILMHIGQVEAAISAFEHCLTLGENALHYMVLKGAGTFYPCYYIGNCYELRGMSGEAGIWYRRALEYSPSFTEAAEKLSQLEEELRAVGDVTSGNCSISSLSPQKSSLRCNTTPENSWSVITLLCKEDGPFSAVRKWAANWQPFADQWIVIDAGIEEDANKLAGELGATVLTLPSEEEPSKLWARIEELLTSPYVLWLNPYEELDGEDWEALAAMKSSQASLHSMLSLNLCLQEGEVEQAYWKVKRNRLAAQETILGCNPISGEFIAFPESFKENSEIALVLRKPSRIEEN from the coding sequence ATGATCGTCAAGGATGAAGAGCCCTGGATTGCACGCTGTCTGTCGAGTGTACGCGAAGGGGTAGATGAGATTATCGTTGTGGATACAGGCTCCCGTGACAGGACGATGGACATTGCACGCGGCTTCGGCGCAACCATTCTTCAATTTCCCTGGAAGGAGAGCTTCGGGGAAGCCCGCAATTATAGCCTCATTCATGCAACAGGGGAATGGATACTATGGATGGATGCCGACGAAGAGCTCGCTGTGAATGATGCGCTGAAGCTTCGAATGGTGAGCACTCTTCAGGAACACAAGCTGGCCTCTGTGGAAACGATCCATTTCAATGGTCCGTTCCGGCCTCAGGCAGATGAAGCTTACCGGCTGTCCCAGTGCCGTCTGTTCCGTAACGGAGAGGGAGTTCACTTCACTGGGGGCATTCATGAACAATTAAGTTGGCCCGAGACGTATACCCGGGAAGATACCAGCACTCCGTTCCAGCTTCCGGTCCGGCTGTTCCATTATGGCTATCTGCAATCCGTAACGTCCCTGAAGTCCAAACATGAACGCAATCTGAAGCTGCTGCAGGAGGCCGTGACAGATAATCCGAACCCCGATCCGTGGAGTCTTTACCATATAGCAAGTGAATATCAGCGGGTGGGGAAGTATGCACTGGCCTTCCAGCAGGTTAATCTGGCCATTGCCGCTTCGCTGGGGCAGACAAGATTGCCGCCGTCGCTTTTTTACAAGCTCAAGTATGGCTGTCTGGTGGCGATGGGCAGCTTCAAGGAAGGTTGGCCCGGCATTGACAAGGCCATCAGCCTCTACCCGGATTATGTGGACCTGCATCTGTATAAGGGCTGCATTCTAATGCATATCGGCCAGGTAGAGGCTGCGATCTCCGCTTTCGAGCATTGTCTGACGCTTGGAGAGAATGCTCTTCATTATATGGTTCTCAAAGGTGCGGGAACCTTCTACCCCTGCTATTATATCGGGAATTGTTATGAGCTGCGCGGTATGTCCGGTGAAGCCGGCATCTGGTACCGCAGGGCGCTGGAGTATTCCCCTTCATTCACAGAAGCGGCGGAGAAGCTATCGCAACTGGAAGAAGAATTACGGGCGGTGGGAGATGTTACTTCGGGTAACTGTAGTATTTCTTCACTTTCTCCGCAGAAAAGCTCCCTTCGTTGCAACACAACTCCGGAGAATTCCTGGTCTGTAATCACATTGCTATGCAAGGAAGATGGTCCGTTCTCGGCTGTGCGGAAGTGGGCAGCCAACTGGCAGCCGTTCGCAGATCAGTGGATTGTGATCGACGCTGGAATAGAAGAGGACGCTAATAAGCTTGCTGGTGAATTGGGGGCGACGGTTCTTACTCTCCCCTCTGAGGAAGAACCGTCTAAGCTCTGGGCGAGGATAGAAGAGCTATTGACATCCCCTTATGTACTTTGGCTGAATCCCTACGAGGAACTGGATGGAGAGGACTGGGAAGCATTAGCTGCAATGAAGAGTTCACAAGCCAGTCTGCATTCTATGCTGTCTCTTAATCTATGCTTACAAGAAGGTGAAGTAGAACAGGCATACTGGAAGGTTAAGAGAAATCGTCTGGCAGCACAGGAGACGATTCTTGGGTGTAATCCAATCAGCGGAGAGTTTATCGCGTTCCCTGAAAGCTTCAAGGAGAACAGCGAGATTGCCCTTGTGCTTCGGAAGCCTTCAAGAATAGAAGAAAATTGA
- a CDS encoding sugar phosphate nucleotidyltransferase — protein sequence MKLVLLSGGSGTRLWPLSSSIRSKQFLQVLPAPGGGRESMLQRIWRQLSAAGLGHEVYIATSSGQETLIRKQLRTAPKVIIEPRRRDTFPAVSLASAYLYSVEKISPEETVIVLPVDAYVNDDFFFKLTELDQALRQSGAEIALLGAKPDGPSGKYGYIVPALPTAATPGKLENPAYVQVDCFVEKPDRQAAEALLEQQAMWNCGIFAFRLRDQLNRLEAAGFPMDYAELQRQYHRLPKSSFDVEVLEGNSRLICVPYHDGWKDLGTWNTLSEELASSVLGWGHISADSLNCQIVNELDVPVILVGLDDVIVAAGPGGILVARKDAADHLKHLLPASDHEKRKEYIPGD from the coding sequence ATGAAGCTGGTGCTTCTATCCGGCGGTTCCGGCACACGGCTATGGCCGCTCTCCAGCAGTATCCGGAGCAAGCAGTTCCTTCAGGTGCTGCCTGCTCCGGGAGGCGGACGAGAGTCCATGCTTCAGCGGATCTGGCGGCAGTTATCAGCTGCGGGACTCGGTCATGAAGTCTATATTGCAACGTCAAGCGGACAAGAGACGCTAATCCGCAAGCAGCTCCGAACGGCTCCGAAGGTCATCATTGAACCACGGCGCAGAGATACCTTTCCGGCAGTGAGCCTCGCTTCGGCCTATCTATACTCGGTGGAGAAGATTTCCCCGGAGGAGACGGTCATTGTGCTGCCCGTGGATGCTTACGTGAACGACGATTTCTTCTTCAAGTTGACAGAGCTCGATCAGGCACTCCGGCAATCCGGTGCGGAAATCGCCTTGCTTGGAGCAAAGCCGGATGGTCCGTCAGGAAAATACGGGTATATTGTTCCGGCTCTTCCCACCGCTGCTACACCAGGGAAGCTGGAAAATCCGGCCTATGTACAGGTCGATTGCTTCGTGGAGAAGCCAGACAGGCAGGCGGCAGAGGCACTGCTAGAGCAGCAGGCGATGTGGAATTGCGGCATCTTCGCATTCCGGCTAAGAGACCAGCTCAATCGGCTGGAAGCAGCTGGCTTCCCGATGGATTATGCAGAGCTGCAGAGGCAATACCATCGCCTTCCCAAGAGCAGCTTCGATGTGGAGGTGCTGGAAGGCAACAGCCGTCTGATCTGTGTTCCCTATCACGACGGATGGAAGGACTTGGGGACCTGGAACACGCTCTCTGAAGAATTGGCCTCCTCGGTTCTGGGATGGGGCCACATCAGTGCGGACTCCTTGAATTGCCAGATTGTCAACGAGCTGGATGTTCCGGTCATACTTGTCGGGCTGGATGATGTGATCGTAGCGGCGGGTCCCGGGGGCATTCTGGTTGCCCGTAAAGATGCTGCAGATCATCTGAAGCATTTGCTTCCAGCGTCGGACCATGAAAAACGGAAGGAATACATTCCCGGCGATTGA
- a CDS encoding glycosyltransferase family 2 protein encodes MKTSIIILTLNQLPLTIQCLESIKRNTPEEHEIIIVDNGSSDDTVQFLKAHYPELKLIENQENLGFAKGCNQGGELAEGETILFLNNDTVVPPGWLAPMLHALNSDSSVGMAGPVTNYISGHQLVPVTYSELKDMEAFAAEYCESKRGQVEEVRRLIGFCLLVKRSVLSEIGWFDERYGQGNYEDDDLCLRALQHGYKLLIALDSFIHHIGHASMGQDPSFDLTTLLQQNKQKAFRKWGVDIHSLIYAPPVGVCAGIIASGDEAALEETLASFAGGTEQMIVLNPSGNERIAQTAARYTRQVYTVKGEPDVRMLREWICHMATEPYILWLQEGDILTADERRRFNGLKLSLFHQYQVVSLRCGEGARYMIRQDGGRLYPEDIEQPRQSPFFGIISQATISTRLTAGDRETAASRQ; translated from the coding sequence GTGAAGACTAGTATTATTATTCTCACCCTTAATCAGTTGCCCTTAACGATTCAATGTCTGGAGAGCATCAAGCGAAATACACCCGAGGAGCATGAGATCATTATCGTTGACAACGGCTCTAGTGATGATACGGTGCAATTCCTGAAGGCGCATTATCCTGAACTGAAGCTGATTGAGAATCAGGAGAACCTGGGATTTGCCAAAGGCTGCAATCAGGGAGGAGAGTTGGCGGAAGGCGAAACGATTCTGTTCCTTAACAATGATACCGTAGTTCCTCCCGGATGGCTGGCGCCTATGCTTCATGCATTGAATAGCGACAGCAGTGTAGGTATGGCAGGACCTGTTACGAATTACATTAGCGGACATCAGCTTGTACCAGTAACTTATAGTGAACTCAAGGATATGGAGGCATTCGCGGCAGAGTACTGTGAGTCGAAGCGCGGTCAAGTGGAAGAGGTCAGGCGCCTGATCGGCTTCTGTTTGCTGGTTAAACGCAGTGTTCTGTCTGAGATTGGCTGGTTCGATGAACGGTATGGCCAGGGGAATTATGAAGATGACGATCTATGCCTGCGGGCACTCCAGCATGGCTATAAGCTGCTGATTGCCTTGGATTCCTTCATCCACCATATAGGTCATGCCAGTATGGGGCAGGATCCTTCCTTCGATCTTACTACACTTCTTCAGCAGAACAAGCAGAAAGCTTTCCGGAAATGGGGGGTGGATATCCATAGCCTGATCTACGCTCCACCCGTGGGGGTATGCGCAGGAATTATTGCATCCGGCGACGAGGCTGCACTGGAAGAGACGCTGGCTTCATTTGCAGGGGGAACGGAACAAATGATTGTGTTGAACCCATCCGGCAATGAACGCATTGCACAAACTGCAGCCCGCTATACACGGCAGGTCTACACCGTAAAAGGGGAGCCTGATGTGCGAATGCTGCGGGAATGGATCTGTCATATGGCAACCGAGCCCTATATTCTCTGGCTGCAGGAAGGCGATATCCTCACGGCGGATGAGCGCCGGAGATTCAATGGGCTGAAGCTGTCCTTATTCCATCAATATCAAGTGGTCTCTCTGCGCTGTGGAGAAGGTGCCCGTTATATGATCAGACAGGATGGCGGAAGGCTCTACCCGGAGGATATTGAGCAGCCAAGACAAAGTCCATTCTTCGGAATTATCAGCCAAGCTACCATCAGCACCCGGTTAACAGCCGGAGATCGTGAGACTGCTGCGTCCAGGCAATAG
- a CDS encoding glycosyltransferase family 2 protein yields the protein MPTISLCMIVRNEEKSLGRCLSSVADIMDEIIIVDTGSTDRTKEIAAEYGATIYDFEWIDDFAAARNYAFAQAACEYIMWLDADDVIEEIDRERFKTLKATMTPEYHAVSMSYILITDEHGKSLYSFRRNRLIRRDCGFRWFGAVHEYIEVTAPVLESDVCVTHKKDKEYTQRNLNIYRKMIAEGKPLTARDRIYYSNELYDHGFYREAVENYERFLSEGEGWIEDNIQACLRLADGHGALGNKQEQLLALCRTFDYNPPRPDVCCRIGFYYMELEQYEQAVYWFKLAPSLPKISEPGTEIYSASTWLPNLQLCVCYDKLGDHTYADFCNEISFGHYPENPSAIYNRDYYTKLLGDKHVEVNVYVPEEQKELVQ from the coding sequence TTGCCGACCATCAGCTTGTGTATGATTGTTCGCAATGAAGAGAAGAGCCTGGGACGATGCCTGTCATCGGTCGCGGATATTATGGATGAGATCATCATCGTGGATACCGGCTCGACAGACCGTACCAAAGAGATAGCGGCTGAATATGGCGCCACAATCTATGATTTCGAGTGGATCGATGATTTTGCAGCCGCCCGCAATTATGCATTCGCCCAAGCGGCCTGTGAGTATATCATGTGGCTGGATGCAGATGATGTCATTGAGGAAATCGACCGGGAGCGGTTCAAGACGCTGAAGGCTACAATGACTCCTGAATATCATGCCGTATCCATGTCTTATATTCTCATAACGGATGAGCATGGGAAGTCGCTCTACAGCTTCAGACGCAACCGTCTGATCAGACGCGATTGCGGATTCAGGTGGTTCGGCGCTGTTCATGAATATATTGAGGTTACAGCGCCTGTGCTTGAGAGCGATGTCTGCGTTACACATAAGAAAGACAAGGAATATACGCAGCGTAACCTTAATATCTACCGCAAAATGATCGCTGAGGGTAAGCCGCTTACCGCCAGAGACCGGATCTATTACTCCAATGAACTATACGATCATGGCTTCTATCGTGAGGCGGTGGAGAACTATGAGCGCTTCTTGTCCGAAGGCGAGGGTTGGATAGAGGATAATATTCAGGCCTGCTTGAGGCTGGCAGACGGCCATGGGGCGCTGGGGAACAAGCAGGAGCAGCTCCTGGCCCTGTGCCGTACGTTTGACTACAATCCCCCCCGCCCGGATGTGTGCTGTAGAATAGGCTTTTATTACATGGAATTAGAGCAATACGAACAAGCAGTCTACTGGTTCAAGCTTGCTCCATCTCTCCCTAAGATCAGTGAACCGGGAACGGAGATTTATTCTGCAAGTACGTGGCTTCCGAATCTGCAGCTCTGTGTCTGCTACGATAAGCTGGGTGACCACACCTATGCTGACTTTTGCAATGAAATTTCTTTCGGACACTATCCGGAGAATCCAAGTGCCATATATAACCGGGATTACTATACGAAGTTGCTGGGGGATAAACATGTAGAGGTTAATGTCTACGTCCCTGAAGAACAAAAGGAGTTGGTCCAGTGA
- a CDS encoding glycosyltransferase family A protein — MRVDSEAEARRVLERRSREPLLSICIPGRNQAVELRRCLESIYAQMDDDGLIEVCVLDDASSEETAEVGHHYGQLYRSFRYHRDPDLAAGGSLASQAADRGRGKFIMLHEPGDSFMPNTLLPFLNVLHTHPDCAIILIQPVFIRNTPQPEQLKGLSEFVRLTSSYSSPPLPVVLNRKDWERTADSVQATNFLDPWVSRQHALLQLNPQFCLCRYTMTEAGRHIGSAP; from the coding sequence ATCAGGGTAGATAGCGAGGCGGAGGCCCGAAGGGTATTGGAACGCAGAAGCAGGGAACCTCTGCTATCCATTTGCATACCCGGACGGAATCAGGCTGTAGAGCTAAGACGCTGTCTGGAGTCGATTTATGCACAGATGGATGATGATGGATTAATCGAGGTCTGCGTCCTGGACGATGCTTCGTCCGAGGAGACCGCAGAGGTGGGGCACCACTATGGACAACTGTACCGAAGCTTCCGGTATCACCGCGACCCAGATCTTGCAGCAGGAGGCTCTCTTGCAAGTCAAGCTGCTGATAGGGGGCGCGGGAAATTCATTATGCTGCATGAGCCGGGAGACTCCTTCATGCCTAACACTCTTCTTCCTTTTCTGAACGTGCTGCATACTCATCCTGACTGTGCGATCATCCTGATTCAGCCCGTGTTCATCCGCAACACTCCACAGCCTGAACAGCTGAAGGGACTATCTGAATTTGTCAGGCTTACATCATCCTACTCGTCCCCTCCTCTCCCTGTTGTTCTGAACCGAAAGGATTGGGAGCGTACTGCCGATTCTGTACAAGCCACAAATTTTCTGGACCCATGGGTATCCCGGCAACATGCACTATTGCAATTGAATCCACAGTTCTGCCTGTGCCGGTATACCATGACCGAAGCCGGGCGGCACATCGGATCAGCTCCGTAA
- a CDS encoding glycosyltransferase: protein MDERKICFIMCVNNEELAERSQKNLKQLLKPDGFTVDLQIVRNASGLAAGYDQAMRQSDAKYKVYIHQDVHILNPQFLEDIVRLFSRYPSLGMLGTVGAKTLPSSGIWQDASQKFGKVIDSHTGALQPLELMQPADEYETVETLSGLLMATQYDLPWRKDLFTGWHFYDASHSQEFISSGYEVGVPKQPLPWCLHNCGIPDRTPAIEKARHIFLEYYGYGKHHGQHRFHRLGSGCSIHPSCELSGTVGIALGNEVKLQADCCLTLPYNNIVSEPRIQIGAGSEIGRRCSLSAVNRLVIGAQVAISTNVHISDHNPAYENIHLPVMKQGVSSWSHTVTIGSGSWIGANTIIAGQVSIGKGCVIGAGSVVVSGTVIPDYCVAAGTPARVIKQFDPDSRKWLKTNGSPSEEAERHAIETVSQPLISICIPAYNCEQELDLCLKSIYSQNARQEDFEVIVSDDGSTDHTEELVRKYQASYANLHYYRNEINERTDRNTLKCAGYAKGEFIKLHGGDDYWLPGSLEALYNLIEQNRDCSLLFLDILSNTGVMNRGSGISKYVEQVSIYSTFLSGIIMRRKEFEQIAAPGRFIDSNLIQVYLELSILEITPDYCVYHRKLLTSSDKIAGGYSFAQTFIQSYLGILHYFLDNGLDAAVLAAEKKQIAHTFLLWWYNYMLEKNLQQLQPEDFPQIFVAAYQDESYYPELHERLHKIQVKHLNI from the coding sequence ATGGATGAACGTAAAATTTGTTTTATCATGTGTGTGAATAATGAGGAATTAGCGGAACGCAGCCAGAAAAATCTTAAGCAATTACTCAAACCGGATGGATTCACCGTAGATCTGCAAATCGTCAGGAATGCCTCCGGCCTGGCAGCGGGGTACGATCAGGCTATGCGCCAGTCAGATGCCAAGTATAAGGTGTATATTCATCAGGATGTCCATATCCTAAATCCCCAATTTCTTGAAGACATCGTCCGGCTGTTCTCCCGTTATCCGTCACTCGGCATGTTAGGAACCGTTGGCGCTAAGACGCTTCCGTCTTCCGGTATATGGCAGGACGCATCACAGAAGTTCGGTAAAGTGATTGATAGCCATACAGGCGCACTTCAGCCTCTTGAATTGATGCAGCCAGCGGATGAATATGAAACGGTGGAGACGCTCAGCGGACTGCTGATGGCAACACAGTACGACCTTCCCTGGCGCAAGGATTTGTTCACCGGTTGGCACTTCTATGACGCTTCACACAGTCAGGAATTCATCAGCAGCGGCTATGAAGTAGGGGTTCCCAAGCAGCCTCTGCCCTGGTGTCTGCATAACTGCGGTATCCCGGACCGAACCCCTGCTATTGAGAAGGCCCGGCACATTTTCCTTGAATATTACGGCTACGGCAAACACCATGGCCAGCACCGGTTCCACCGGCTCGGCAGCGGCTGCAGCATTCATCCATCCTGCGAATTGTCGGGTACGGTCGGAATTGCTCTGGGCAATGAAGTCAAGCTGCAGGCAGATTGCTGTCTTACGCTCCCTTACAATAATATTGTCAGCGAACCGCGCATCCAAATTGGTGCCGGAAGCGAGATCGGACGCCGGTGCAGCCTGTCCGCAGTCAACCGGTTAGTTATTGGCGCCCAGGTCGCCATATCAACTAATGTGCATATATCCGATCACAATCCTGCTTATGAGAATATTCATCTGCCCGTCATGAAGCAAGGGGTGAGCTCCTGGAGTCATACTGTGACCATCGGCTCCGGAAGCTGGATTGGAGCGAACACCATCATTGCCGGTCAGGTATCCATCGGTAAGGGCTGTGTCATAGGCGCGGGGTCAGTCGTTGTATCCGGCACGGTAATTCCTGACTACTGTGTAGCTGCGGGTACACCTGCCAGAGTAATCAAGCAATTTGATCCCGACTCCCGGAAGTGGCTGAAGACTAATGGATCGCCCAGCGAGGAAGCTGAGCGTCACGCTATAGAGACTGTTTCGCAACCGCTTATAAGTATTTGTATCCCTGCCTATAACTGCGAACAAGAGCTCGATCTTTGCCTGAAGAGTATTTACAGCCAGAATGCCAGACAGGAGGATTTCGAAGTCATTGTATCGGATGATGGCTCCACAGATCACACGGAAGAGCTGGTACGGAAGTATCAGGCCAGCTATGCCAACCTTCACTACTACCGCAATGAAATTAATGAAAGAACTGACCGCAATACCCTGAAATGTGCAGGCTATGCCAAGGGTGAATTCATCAAGCTTCACGGCGGCGATGATTACTGGCTCCCCGGCTCGCTCGAAGCCTTGTATAACCTGATCGAACAGAATCGGGACTGCAGTCTGCTCTTCCTTGATATCCTTAGTAACACAGGAGTGATGAACCGGGGATCGGGAATCAGCAAGTATGTTGAACAGGTCTCGATCTACAGTACATTTCTGTCGGGAATCATTATGCGCCGGAAGGAATTTGAACAGATTGCCGCGCCTGGGCGGTTCATCGATTCGAATCTTATCCAGGTCTATCTGGAGCTCTCTATTCTAGAGATTACTCCGGATTATTGTGTGTATCACCGTAAGCTATTGACCAGCAGCGACAAGATTGCAGGAGGTTACAGCTTCGCACAGACATTCATTCAATCATACCTGGGGATACTTCATTATTTCCTGGACAACGGATTAGATGCAGCCGTATTGGCAGCCGAGAAGAAGCAAATCGCCCATACCTTCTTGCTCTGGTGGTACAACTACATGCTGGAGAAGAATCTTCAGCAGCTGCAGCCCGAAGATTTCCCGCAGATTTTTGTTGCAGCCTACCAGGATGAATCCTATTATCCAGAGCTGCATGAACGGCTGCACAAAATTCAGGTCAAGCATCTAAATATATGA
- a CDS encoding acyltransferase: MEGISPEFQQRFSTFGPGSLIVLKTDINCPEKVAIGRNVLIQENSWFTVVHPGKEEPPAISIGDGCSCSRNLIITAANSVTLEDNVIVGPDVYISDTNHQYRQIGIPIRDQWITTASHQVRIGAGSELGAHCVVVGNVTIGKGCRVTPNSVVTRDLPDYCIAAGNPARVVNAYDPEAGVWQLPGEGRC, translated from the coding sequence ATGGAAGGTATCAGCCCGGAATTTCAACAACGCTTCAGCACTTTCGGACCCGGAAGTCTGATCGTGCTGAAGACCGATATCAACTGTCCGGAGAAAGTCGCTATCGGCCGCAATGTGCTTATTCAGGAGAATAGCTGGTTCACGGTAGTTCATCCCGGTAAGGAAGAACCGCCAGCCATTTCGATCGGAGACGGCTGCAGCTGCAGCCGCAATCTGATCATTACCGCTGCGAACAGTGTGACTCTGGAAGATAATGTTATCGTCGGGCCAGATGTCTATATTTCAGACACTAACCATCAGTACCGCCAGATCGGCATTCCCATCCGCGACCAGTGGATCACCACTGCCAGCCATCAGGTGAGGATCGGTGCAGGCAGCGAGCTTGGTGCCCACTGCGTCGTTGTGGGTAACGTAACGATTGGCAAGGGCTGCCGGGTCACACCTAACAGTGTGGTAACCCGGGATTTGCCGGATTACTGCATCGCGGCGGGCAATCCCGCCAGAGTGGTGAATGCCTATGATCCCGAAGCAGGAGTATGGCAGCTGCCTGGCGAGGGCAGATGTTGA
- a CDS encoding MerR family transcriptional regulator has protein sequence MVRHYTQLEIINLSKLPPTTVKRWLEYFSYFVPGTRQGDQVLYPYETLKLLKRISELRMERYHLSTIVRLLIEEGFPMYSKSEQELPVPERMESGMAEAQEPDRQQQLVASLSSLANELIRIADHLNHLKLQ, from the coding sequence ATGGTACGCCATTACACCCAACTGGAAATCATTAATTTATCGAAATTGCCTCCGACTACAGTCAAGAGATGGCTGGAATATTTCTCTTACTTCGTACCGGGGACCCGGCAAGGAGATCAGGTGCTCTATCCCTATGAAACTCTGAAACTGTTAAAAAGAATCAGTGAGCTGCGCATGGAACGCTATCATCTAAGCACCATTGTGCGCCTGCTGATCGAGGAGGGATTCCCCATGTACAGCAAAAGTGAACAAGAGCTTCCCGTACCAGAGCGAATGGAAAGCGGTATGGCCGAGGCCCAGGAGCCAGACAGACAGCAGCAGCTTGTGGCTTCCCTCTCCTCGCTTGCCAATGAGCTGATCCGGATTGCGGATCATTTGAATCACTTGAAGTTGCAGTAG
- a CDS encoding glycosyltransferase, whose amino-acid sequence MITISLCMIVRNEENGLGRCLDCVKDIVDEIVIVDTGSTDRTKEIAAEYGAVIYDFEWIDNFAAARNEAFSKATKEYILWLDADDTIEEIDRVRFKKLKETLSPQYQSVTMPYNLAFDSEGKVTSSLRRNRLVRRDCGFQWIGPVHEYLAVAGYTFDSEVCVTHKKDKVHTDRNLNIYRGRLAKGENFSPRDLYYFANELRDHAIYEEALEYYEKFLQTGQGWVEDNYQACLKMAECHGHLKNKEEKRKALYRTLNYDIPRSEFCCRLGEEFLQDGDYQRAIYWFEQAISLPRRATLGLQDMTSTTWVPHLQLCVCYDRLGQYMKANYHNETALFYYPTHPSMLHNRKYYKELLGDSFSELFKVS is encoded by the coding sequence ATGATAACAATCAGTCTATGTATGATCGTGCGCAATGAAGAGAATGGTCTGGGCCGCTGCCTGGATTGTGTGAAGGATATTGTCGACGAAATTGTCATTGTCGATACGGGCTCCACGGACCGGACCAAGGAGATTGCTGCAGAATATGGTGCAGTAATCTATGATTTTGAATGGATTGACAATTTCGCGGCAGCCCGTAACGAAGCCTTCAGCAAGGCAACGAAGGAGTATATTCTCTGGCTGGACGCGGACGATACCATTGAGGAAATCGACCGGGTACGCTTCAAGAAGCTGAAGGAGACATTGTCGCCGCAGTATCAGTCTGTGACCATGCCCTACAATCTGGCCTTCGACAGCGAAGGCAAAGTGACCTCAAGTCTTAGACGCAACCGGCTGGTCCGCCGGGACTGCGGCTTCCAGTGGATCGGACCGGTGCATGAGTACCTGGCGGTTGCCGGATATACCTTTGACAGTGAGGTCTGCGTTACCCATAAGAAGGATAAGGTTCATACAGACCGCAACCTGAACATCTACCGTGGACGTCTGGCCAAGGGAGAAAACTTCTCGCCGCGCGATCTCTACTATTTCGCGAATGAGCTCCGGGATCATGCCATTTACGAAGAAGCGCTGGAATACTACGAGAAGTTCCTGCAGACCGGCCAGGGCTGGGTTGAGGATAACTATCAGGCCTGTCTGAAGATGGCGGAATGCCACGGACATCTGAAGAACAAGGAAGAAAAGAGGAAGGCACTCTACCGTACCCTTAATTATGATATCCCCCGTTCCGAATTCTGCTGCCGGCTGGGTGAGGAATTTCTGCAGGACGGCGATTATCAGCGGGCCATCTACTGGTTCGAACAGGCGATTTCACTGCCGCGGCGGGCTACCCTGGGGCTGCAGGATATGACCTCTACCACCTGGGTGCCGCATCTGCAATTATGTGTATGCTATGACCGTCTGGGTCAGTACATGAAGGCTAATTACCATAATGAGACAGCTCTATTCTATTATCCTACACACCCAAGTATGCTGCATAACCGGAAATATTATAAAGAGCTGCTTGGCGATTCCTTCAGCGAATTGTTTAAAGTTTCTTAA